A single region of the Salvia splendens isolate huo1 chromosome 18, SspV2, whole genome shotgun sequence genome encodes:
- the LOC121776025 gene encoding L-type lectin-domain containing receptor kinase VII.1-like has translation MKKRRYMILVPFLLATAVHVASAVDFLFNGFSSSDVSLYGVATVESRILTLTNDTNHQIGRGLYPSPIPTKQPNSSLPLPFHTSFIFAMAPYAGKLPGHGIVFLLVPHLGIDGATSAQHLGLFNFTNNGDPNNHVFGVEFDVFKNDEFGDIDANHVGVDVDSLASLQSHEAGYWLDSDHASFKTSPLNNGKNYQVWIDYVDGTLNVTMSPLGINRPNKPLLTLPLNLTPVLLDEMYVGFTASTGALVQSHKILSWSFSNTNSSLSDSLITSGLPNFELPKTPFHKTRGFIAGVSAGLTSIFIVSIIVTFLLIKRNREIQRRRAEMEDWELEYWPHRISYQEIESATNNFSEQNVIGLGGNGKVYKGTLPGGAEIAVKRISHDSAEGIRAFLAEISTLGRLKHRNLVGLRGWCKKEKGSLIVVYEYMENGSLDKFVFEMANQRISFQERIRILKQVASGLLYLHHGWESKVLHRDIKASNVLLDKEMNARVGDFGLARMHDHDKVAGTTRVVGTVGYLAPEVVTSGRASTQTDVFGYGVLLLEVMCGRRPIEEGALPLLDWVWELLRRGELMKAVDVAALRGGAEEEAAEVERVLHVGLLCAHPDPKARPSMRQVVKFLEERSEVNEAEMEEDMQMHLLNKMKTDQFWPMYPHFLTSGSSSSSHPTFEDFRKGMSQNTMSLSWSTTIVVGR, from the coding sequence ATGAAGAAACGGCGCTACATGATCCTTGTTCCCTTCCTCCTGGCAACCGCCGTCCACGTGGCTTCCGCCGTGGATTTCCTCTTCAACGGCTTCTCCTCCTCCGACGTCTCCCTATACGGCGTGGCCACCGTGGAATCCCGCATCCTCACCCTCACCAACGACACCAATCACCAAATCGGGCGCGGCCTCTACCCCTCCCCAATCCCCACCAAGCAACCCAACTCCTCCCTCCCTCTCCCCTTCCACACTTCCTTCATCTTCGCCATGGCGCCCTACGCCGGCAAGCTCCCCGGCCACGGCAtcgtcttcctcctcgtccCCCATCTCGGAATCGACGGCGCCACCTCAGCTCAGCACCTGGGCCTCTTCAATTTCACCAACAACGGCGACCCCAACAACCACGTCTTCGGCGTCGAGTTCGATGTCTTCAAGAACGACGAGTTCGGAGACATCGACGCCAATCACGTCGGCGTCGATGTCGACTCCCTCGCCTCCCTACAGTCCCACGAAGCCGGATATTGGCTCGACTCCGACCACGCTTCCTTCAAAACCTCCCCTCTTAACAACGGCAAGAATTACCAGGTTTGGATTGATTACGTTGACGGAACCCTCAACGTAACCATGTCCCCCCTCGGAATTAACAGACCCAACAAACCCTTACTCACTCTTCCTCTCAATCTCACCCCTGTTTTACTGGATGAGATGTATGTTGGATTCACCGCATCCACCGGAGCTCTGGTTCAAAGCCACAAGATCCTATCTTGGAGCTTCAGCAACACCAATTCATCGCTCAGTGACAGCTTGATCACTTCTGGTTTGCCAAATTTCGAGCTTCCCAAAACCCCATTTCATAAAACCAGAGGCTTCATTGCAGGTGTGTCAGCTGGGCTCACATCCATCTTCATTGTCTCCATCATTGTTACTTTCTTGTTGATAAAAAGGAACAGAGAGATACAGAGGAGAAGAGCAGAAATGGAGGATTGGGAATTGGAGTATTGGCCCCATAGAATTAGTTACCAAGAAATCGAATCAGCAACCAACAATTTCTCAGAACAAAACGTGATCGGCCTCGGCGGAAACGGCAAGGTCTACAAAGGCACATTACCTGGTGGCGCGGAGATCGCGGTGAAGCGAATCTCCCACGACAGCGCCGAAGGAATTCGAGCGTTTCTTGCAGAAATATCAACACTCGGACGCCTCAAACATAGGAATCTGGTTGGATTGAGAGGCTGGTGTAAGAAGGAAAAGGGCAGCCTCATTGTCGTCTATGAGTATATGGAAAATGGGAGTCTTGATAAGTTTGTATTTGAAATGGCTAACCAAAGAATAAGCTTCCAAGAAAGGATAAGAATTTTAAAGCAAGTCGCTTCCGGTTTATTATACTTGCATCATGGATGGGAGTCCAAGGTTCTACACAGAGACATCAAAGCCAGCAATGTGTTACTCGACAAAGAAATGAACGCTAGAGTAGGCGATTTCGGGCTAGCCCGGATGCACGACCATGACAAGGTGGCCGGGACAACGCGTGTGGTTGGGACGGTCGGGTACTTGGCGCCCGAGGTGGTGACTAGCGGGAGAGCATCCACCCAGACCGATGTGTTCGGGTACGGAGTGCTGTTATTGGAGGTGATGTGTGGGAGAAGGCCGATAGAGGAAGGCGCCCTGCCATTGCTGGATTGGGTGTGGGAGCTTCTGCGGAGGGGGGAGTTGATGAAGGCGGTTGATGTGGCTGCATTGAGGGGAGGagcggaggaggaggcggcggaggtGGAGAGGGTGCTTCATGTGGGGCTGCTGTGCGCACACCCAGACCCGAAGGCAAGGCCGAGTATGAGGCAGGTGGTGAAGTTTTTGGAGGAGAGGAGTGAGGTTAATGAAGCGGAGATGGAAGAGGATATGCAGATGCATCTATTGAACAAGATGAAGACTGATCAGTTTTGGCCTATGTATCCTCATTTTTTAACCAGTggctcttcttcatcttctcatCCAACGTTTGAAGACTTTAGGAAGGGTATGTCCCAAAATACCATGTCACTCTCTTGGTCTACTACTATTGTTGTGGGTAGGTGA
- the LOC121776026 gene encoding uncharacterized protein LOC121776026, with product MARVPKNHRILTCDGRESEFSGETAINLSDDTVFQFLSEECEVLSSCFDDYADDDEKENQNEDEIPVAEDDSFWETQHQLLQSTICRTSSLESRIRNITKEAVKEAGGVCGCGRAVDCCRKCLMADMCRRLQIAGFNSAICKSKWMSSPDIPSGEHTFLDVIDGSNPKKEVRVVIELNFRSQFEMARANEEYSKVVKKLPEIFVGKMERLLAVLKIVCRGAKRCMKERKMHMAPWRKHRYMQAKWLRTCERLASQQTFASAYSARPPRSGKSLLAVDLMMENLHTPVVAVV from the exons ATGGCTAGAGTTCCTAAAAACCACCGGATCTTGACGTGCGACGGCCGGGAATCTGAGTTTTCCGGCGAAACTGCCATTAATCTATCCGACGATACAGTGTTCCAGTTCCTCAGCGAAGAATGCGAGGTGTTGAGTAGCTGTTTTGACGATTATGCAGATGACGACGAGAAAGAAAATCAAAACGAAGATGAAATTCCAGTCGCTGAAGACGACAGTTTTTGGGAAACTCAACATCAATTATTGCAA TCCACGATATGCAGAACGAGTTCTCTGGAATCTAGAATCCGAAATATCACCAAAGAAGCAGTAAAAGAGGCCGGCGGCGTTTGCGGATGCGGAAGAGCCGTCGACTGTTGCCGGAAATGTCTAATGGCGGATATGTGCCGCCGCCTCCAGATCGCAGGGTTTAACAGTGCAATATGCAAGTCCAAATGGATGAGCTCACCCGATATTCCTTCAGGGGAACACACGTTCTTGGATGTAATCGATGGATCGAATCCGAAGAAGGAAGTGAGGGTGGTGATCGAGTTGAATTTCCGATCGCAATTCGAGATGGCACGAGCGAACGAAGAGTACAGCAAAGTGGTGAAGAAGCTGCCGGAGATATTCGTGGGGAAGATGGAGAGGCTGCTGGCGGTGCTGAAGATCGTGTGCAGAGGCGCCAAGAGGTGCATGAAGGAGAGGAAGATGCACATGGCGCCGTGGAGAAAGCATCGCTACATGCAGGCTAAGTGGCTCAGGACTTGCGAGCGCTTGGCATCTCAGCAGACTTTTGCCTCGGCCTACTCCGCCCGCCCGCCCCGCTCCGGGAAGTCCTTGCTAGCGGTTGACTTGATGATGGAAAATCTGCATACACCGGTTGTTGCAGTCGTGTGA